The DNA window TCCGTCCGCAGGCCACCTTCTCCTCCAGGATGGCGAAGGCGTCCCGTAGTCCGGCCGCGAGCTGGTCGTCGGGGAGGTGCTCGGAGTTGTGGACGAACATGGTGTCGAGCCGGGCCCGGCCAAGTTCCGCGCGGGCCCGTTCCACCTGCCAGTCCACCACGGCGGGATCAAGGCTGTGCCGGGCGTCGGCAGGTATGGGGATGCCGTCGGCGGCGGCCGCTCGGATCTCCTTGGGGGTGAGGTAGCCGGTCTTGGTCGCAACCCGCAGCCGCGGGTGCGCGGCCAGCGCCGGGGCGAGGAGCTGGTGGGCGGTGCCGTCGCAGTAGTTGGGGGCGGTGTCGACCCACGGCATGGGGGCATTGGCGGCGTGTTCGGCGGCCTGGTTCATCCGGTTGGCGGGGACGCGGTAGGTGCCCAGTGCGAGGGTCGCGGTCATCGGCGCTCCCCCGGGCGGACCGTGGCCGCCTGCGCGGTGAGGAGTTCCTGGACGACGAGCGCGACGTCGCCGACCGGGAGCCGGCTCGCGGCGGCAAGGTCTCCGAGCGGCGTCCATGCCGGCATGGCGGCGAGGAGCATGTCGAGGAGCGGGTGGGCGGCCGGGTCGAGGTCGATCTCGTTGCCAGCCGCGGTGAGCCGGACCAGGCTCTCGCCGTCGGCCATGACGCAAGTGGTGCGGGCGCGGGCGGTGGTGAGGCGTACGAGCAGACCGGGTTCGGCGGGCACATAGTGGATGTGCGGAAGCCGCGGAAGCGAGGGGCGGAGCCGTCCGAGGTCTTCGGCGTCCCGGGCGGCCGTGTAAGCGTCGAGGAGGCCGGGGGTGGCGAAAAGGGTGTCGAGTTCCGTGCGCAGGTCGGTGAGGTAGTCGGCCTGGTCTTCGGCACTGGCGTGGAGAGGAAGGTCGGTGCGGGCCGTCGTGCTCGCACGGAGCCGGTCAGCTGCCCAGGTGATGAGGTCGGCGCCGGTGTGCGGGGCGAGGCCGCACGTCAGGTGTAGGGATGCCTCGCCCTGGTCGGCGGTGACCGCATGCCACCAGCCGCGCGGTACATATAGCACGTCTCCCGCGCGCAGGGTGAGATCGGCGAGTGGCCGTTCGGGCGGGGGTTCGGGGGTGGTGACATCCCGGTACATCGGGCGCTCGCGGGTCGGCCCGAACAGGCGCCACCGCTTCGCGCCGGCGATCTGGATAATGAGGGTGTCGTGGTCGTCCCAGTGGGTGCCGAAGCCCTCAGTCGGCGTCCAGGAGGCGTAGGCGTTGACCTGGACATGAGTGCGCAGGTGTTTCTCCAGGGCGGCGGCAAGGTCGCCGACCGGCTCGTGGAGTTCATCGACCGCGTCGAGGACGAGGGAGGCGCCCTCGGCGAGCCGCTCGTGGAGCTCCGCCGGGTAGATCCGCTGCCACACGGTGGCCCGGCGGCTCGTGACCGGTACGGCGTAGCGGTGTGCCGGGAGGGTCTCGCCATCGGCGGACAGTCGCAGTCGCGGGGGCTCCAGGCAGTGGGCGGCGATGAGGTCGCTGAGTGTGTCGTAGGAGAACAGGGCGCCTGGGTCCGTGACGGCGCCGTGCAGGTGCAGGTAGTCGCGGGTATACGTCTGGGCCAGGAAGCCCTGGCCCAGACGTTCCGCGATGAACGGGACGGTCATCACGCGGTGTGCGGCCGGTGCCGCCGCCGTCCGACGGGATCACGCCCCGGCTGCGGGCCGCGGCGATCGCGCGGCGCGCACGGACCAGACCGCCCGGCTGCCCGTTCTCGCGGGGCTGCGGGGTGTTCGAGCTCTTCATCTCGATCGGCCTCCTTCGTGGGTCGTGCGGACTTCCCGACCGCGGGCAGGCACACCGCCTTGTAAGGGGATCGGTGTGCGGGAGTGTGTGGATGGGCCTCGCCCCTGCCTGGCGGGTCTGGGGCCCAGGCGCCGTTCCCCCGTTCCCCCCGGGGGCTATGTCTTCGCCGGTACAGAGTCGGGCCGGGCGGCGAGAGCGCGGTCGAGTGCCCTGTGCAGGGCGCGCACGAGGCGGGCCGTCGATTGCGCGGCGGTGAGGGGGGGCACGGGGGCGGTGTGCCGTGTCGAATCGGCGTACGGCCTCGGCGCAGGACGCGTATGCAAGGGGTACGGCCGGGTCGGTCTGCGGCAGGTGCCCGCACGCGGCCTTGGTCTCCCGGATCAGGAGACGGCCGTAGCCGGTGAGCTGGAGGGTGATCTGGTCGAGGTCAGCGGGCGGCAGGATGGTGGTGTTGCGTCGCCAGGTCAGGACGGCGTCGACGAGCCGTTCGTGCACGTCCCGGTCGAGCGGCACGGAGCCGTCGAGAAGTGTCTGGGGGTCGTGGACGATGCCGGCATGCGGGCTCCTGTCCGATCCGCCCCGCCCGGCGCGGGCGGGACGGGTGGAGGGGGTGGCCGGTTCGGTCACGTCGGCGCCTCCAAGTCGGTTAGCTGTAGTGGGTGTTCGGATACGGTGTGACGGCTCGCATCACCCATCGAAGCCGTGGGCAGGCGTGGTGGCCATGCGCGGCATGGGGCCCGGTGTGCTGGCCCCGCTGGCCCCATCGCGGTCATGGCGAAGACGCCGGGAGCAGAGCATCGGGGCAGGTGGCTCAGGGAAGGGGCAGCGGCCGAAGCAGCTGACGCCCGGGGCCGGCCCGTGGCACCGGTGGGGACACGAGTTACGGCAGACCCGCATCGCCCGCGGGCTCTCCCAGCAGGAGCTGGCCGCACGCGCTCTGATCGACCGGTCGCACCTCGCGCGCCTGGAGCGCGCCGAGGGGCCCGTCCCCCGTGAGGTCGCGGTCGCCGTCGACCGGGCCCTGGATGCCTGCAGGGCACTGGTCCGGCTCTGGGAATGGGCGCAGCGGCAAGCCTCCCACTCCCCCGCTGTCAGCGTGCCAGAGGACTTGGGGCTCGGGATGTCCAGAGCTGGGGTTCGGGGTCATGGGGCCAGTCGCGCAGCGGATGGGGCCACGTCCCTCGATGATCTGGTCGCAGGCTTGTCCGGGCAGGCAGGCTCCGATCATGGCGACACGGACACGGTCGTCGTGCCCTGCCGTATCAAGGGAAGGATCCTGTTCGTGCCTGTGCCCCGCCGCGTCGTCCTGGCTTCCGGGCTCGCCGGCCTCGCCTCGACCGCGCTGCCCGCCACGACGGCGTTCGCCGGTACGCTCCCGGGTGACATGGGATCGCCTGTCGAGCACTATGCGCAGCTGCGGCGTGTGCTGATCCAGACGGACAACCTGATCGGTGCCCGGCACGTCCTGCCCGCGGTCCAGCAGCACCTGGCCCAGCTCATTGCGCGCCGCCGCACCGCCGGGGGTACGGATGCGGTGCGGTTGTTGTCGCTCGAGACCCGCTTTGAAGAACTCGCCGGGTGGCTGGCCCAGGACATCGGTGACGAACGCTCCGCTCACGGCCACACCGCCCGAGCGCTGGATGCTTCCCACATCACCGGCGACAGCGCCCTGACCGCGTACATCCTGGGCCGCAAGGCTCAGCTCGCCGTCGACACCGGGCACCCCTCGGATGCCCTTGGGCTGGCGGCCGCCGCCCGGCGTACCGCCCGCCCTGGCAGTCGGGTCGAGGTCATCGCCGTCATGCACCAGGCGCATGCGCACGCCGTTCTCGGTGACGGGGCACGGGCTCTCGGGGCTTACGACTCCGCGCTCGCGCTCCTGGGGAGCGCGGAGGTGGACGGGGTGTGGGGCTCGTGGCTGGACGAGGCTTACGTCCACACCGCCCGTGCCCGCTCGCTGGC is part of the Streptomyces sp. P9-A4 genome and encodes:
- a CDS encoding cupin domain-containing protein, with protein sequence MTVPFIAERLGQGFLAQTYTRDYLHLHGAVTDPGALFSYDTLSDLIAAHCLEPPRLRLSADGETLPAHRYAVPVTSRRATVWQRIYPAELHERLAEGASLVLDAVDELHEPVGDLAAALEKHLRTHVQVNAYASWTPTEGFGTHWDDHDTLIIQIAGAKRWRLFGPTRERPMYRDVTTPEPPPERPLADLTLRAGDVLYVPRGWWHAVTADQGEASLHLTCGLAPHTGADLITWAADRLRASTTARTDLPLHASAEDQADYLTDLRTELDTLFATPGLLDAYTAARDAEDLGRLRPSLPRLPHIHYVPAEPGLLVRLTTARARTTCVMADGESLVRLTAAGNEIDLDPAAHPLLDMLLAAMPAWTPLGDLAAASRLPVGDVALVVQELLTAQAATVRPGERR
- a CDS encoding DNA-binding protein, which translates into the protein MPVPRRVVLASGLAGLASTALPATTAFAGTLPGDMGSPVEHYAQLRRVLIQTDNLIGARHVLPAVQQHLAQLIARRRTAGGTDAVRLLSLETRFEELAGWLAQDIGDERSAHGHTARALDASHITGDSALTAYILGRKAQLAVDTGHPSDALGLAAAARRTARPGSRVEVIAVMHQAHAHAVLGDGARALGAYDSALALLGSAEVDGVWGSWLDEAYVHTARARSLAALGCFEQAARGFDTAIAELPGAYRRDRGVYLARAARAHAGTGNIPLAARIGLQAVGVAAETGSARIIGQLDLLDHALSTTAGEQGVAEFRDALDRIVLHPA